In Dehalococcoidales bacterium, one DNA window encodes the following:
- a CDS encoding radical SAM protein: MTKSSIKRISFGQFGENLRREHGEHRKPVKGSLELTLRCNLNCVHCYGRLPLQDRQVMNCELSLKEICSLLEEAAEAGCMWLLITGGEPLIRPDFLEIYTYAKLKGFLITLFTNATLLTDELADYLQEYSPYRVEISLYGTTSETHDKVTRVPGSFRRSVEGVHRLLERGIPLNLKTMAMTINRHEIRNLQDFAQSLGVKFRYDPIVNAAFNGSREPVNFRLTPEEVVALDLSDDKRVGAFQEVCQKFGGIPEVDTIFGCGAGLYNFHVDPYGQMSICMTARWPSYDLRHGSLQEGFYSFFPELRSRKPESDYPCGRCELHSLCGNCPGSAYAECGDLEAVVNYYCQIAHQRAKAFGLK; the protein is encoded by the coding sequence ATGACAAAATCAAGCATAAAACGGATCAGCTTTGGCCAGTTCGGCGAGAACCTGCGCCGGGAGCACGGGGAACACCGGAAACCTGTGAAGGGTAGCCTGGAACTGACGCTACGCTGCAACCTGAACTGTGTCCACTGTTACGGCCGTCTTCCGTTACAGGATAGGCAGGTAATGAATTGCGAACTCTCCCTTAAGGAGATCTGCTCTTTGCTGGAAGAAGCTGCTGAAGCAGGGTGTATGTGGCTATTGATAACCGGAGGCGAACCGCTTATCCGCCCCGACTTTTTGGAAATATACACATACGCGAAGCTGAAAGGTTTCCTTATTACCCTGTTTACTAATGCTACTCTCCTCACCGACGAACTGGCTGATTACCTCCAGGAATACTCTCCTTACCGGGTAGAAATATCGTTATACGGGACAACCAGCGAGACTCACGATAAGGTGACCCGGGTTCCTGGCTCCTTCCGCCGTTCAGTTGAAGGGGTCCACCGGTTACTGGAACGCGGAATACCACTTAATCTTAAGACAATGGCGATGACCATCAACCGTCATGAAATCCGTAATCTTCAGGACTTCGCGCAAAGTCTCGGAGTAAAATTCAGGTATGATCCTATAGTAAATGCAGCCTTTAATGGTTCCCGGGAGCCGGTTAATTTCAGATTGACACCAGAAGAAGTAGTGGCACTGGACCTTTCCGATGACAAGCGGGTAGGAGCTTTTCAGGAAGTCTGTCAGAAATTCGGAGGTATTCCCGAGGTAGATACTATTTTTGGCTGTGGAGCCGGTCTCTACAACTTTCATGTCGATCCTTATGGTCAGATGTCCATTTGCATGACTGCCCGTTGGCCTAGCTACGACCTGAGACACGGCTCCTTGCAGGAGGGCTTCTATTCCTTCTTCCCCGAGCTAAGGTCCCGTAAACCTGAATCAGACTATCCTTGCGGTCGTTGTGAGCTACACTCCCTGTGTGGTAACTGTCCGGGCTCTGCTTATGCCGAATGTGGTGACCTGGAGGCTGTGGTCAATTATTATTGCCAGATAGCTCATCAAAGAGCGAAGGCATTTGGATTGAAATAA